The genomic interval GCTCCAACGAGTGCACTAGATACATTCGGCTGGCGCAAAATCCAAGCAAGCGCCAGCTGACCAACCGTTAATTCCAGCTCTGCTGCCACCACGCTCAGCTCGCGCACTTTATTGATTTTCTCTTCCGTCACACCTTTGCGCATGCCATCAAGCTTCGCTGCACGGCTGTCCGCAGGCACATCATTCACGGAACTGTATTTGCCCGTCAGTAGTCCCTGAGCGAGCGGCGAGAACACGACTTGTCCAATACCGCCGCGCTCTCCGTAAGGAATGACTTCCTTCTCGATATAACGGTTAAACATATTATAAATCGGTTGGTTAACTACGATTCGGTCGAGCAAGTAACGATCAGCAATTGCATGCGCTTCCACCATTTGCGCGGTTGTCCATTCGCTAACGCCAACGTACAGCACTTTGCCTTGGCGTACCAGATCATCAAGCGCACGAAGCGTCTCTTCCATAGGCGTACTTGGATCATGGCGGTGGCAGTAATATAGATCCACATAATCTGCTCCAAGCCGTTTCAGGCTGGCATTGCACTGCTCCATAATATGTTTGCGGGATAGTCCCCGATCATTTGGACCATCACCCATCTGTCCAAACACTTTCGTTGCGAGCACATAGGATTCCCGTGGAAAAGCACGAAGCGCTTCTCCCATCAGCTTCTCTGCTTCCCCTCTCTCATATACATTCGCTGTATCAAAAAAATTAATGCCAAGCCCGTAGGCTGTTTGAATCGCTTTCACCGCATTTTCACGTTCTACGTAACCGCCGTATGTCAACCAGCTTCCTAGACTGATTTCACTAACCTTCAATCCACTTTTCCCTAAATGACGAAATTGCATCTCTACTCATCTCCTCATGAATTGTAAAATAGCAATCGAAATGCTGCCTTAAGCACGCTCGCATCTCTATTCTAGAGAAGTTTGTATCATTATGTAAGTAGTGAAAAAAAGGTCACTATATTATATGAAATATACATACTATACTTAAAGTAACTGCTAGTTTCTTGATTTTCATCTTAAAATAAACCCGTTGGGACGGGTGATTCGCAGTACTATTCGTCCAACCATTGCTGCACTTTATTGTCCATTTCTTTTTGCAAATTCTCTAAAATGCCGCTTTTATTATGCAGCATATCCAAATACTTTTTGGGAAACATTTTTTTCAACGAAGATTGATAAAGACTGCCGTCTTTCGGTTCAGTATATTCGGTTACAACATATCCCTCTGCTTTTTTCTTCAAGCGAATGACCGCAGGCAAGGAATGCCCTGCTTGAATTTCTAGCCCCGAAAATTTATTAAATCCGCCAAAATAGGAATACATATACACCGTAATGATACCCGATGATTCGCTTGTGCCATAAACCTCATGCACCTCAAACTGTTTTTCCGTTTGATAGTAAATTGAATCGTATTTTTGAATAATATAATTTGAAATAACTTCGTTCATATCATCTGATAACTGTTTTTCTTGATTGGAAGATTGCATCTCCTCAGACACGCTAGAGACCACTTTCCCACTGCTATTCGTTGTTCCATTATTCTCTTCCTTTTCGCAAGCACTAAGAATGCAAACCGCTGCTAGCAAAACAAACCAAATCTTGAACCTCACCAAAAATCCCTCCTCTTCATCCTCATCATCATAGACTCTTTAATGATTACTTAGGTTGCATTTATGGAGAAATTATCCACTGCATTCGAATGCCCATCTATCTATTTTCCGCTCGTTTATCGTTCTATTGCTTATTCAAGTTCTTCCGAAATTCCGTAGGCGATTGTCCGCTCCATTTGTGAAATTGCTTCGTAAAAAAGAGCGGGTCATTAAATCCAACAGATGAGGCAATCTGGGCGATCGTAAGCTCGCCTTCAAGCAGCTCCTCTGCTTTCTTCATTCGTACCTTTTGTAAATATTGCATGGGCGGCAGCCCCGTCGCATCCTTGAACAGCCTCGTTAAATGCGCGCGATGATAGCCGAGTGTTTGAGCGATTCCTTCAATAGAGAGCTGCTGTCCATATTGGAGCGATATGAGGCGAATTGCCTGATCAATTTGGCGGTAAGAACGAGATTCTGGTACGATCTCTTCGGTTATTCTCGTAAGGTTCATTCGTCCAAGCTCATGAAATATTAATCTCAGCCAGCCCGAAGCTTCCATATTGCCAAGCGCTGGGGCATTCGTTTTCTCCATACCTTTGCGTATTTTCCGAAACATCCGATAAATCGTCGGCAGCGAGAATCCACGTATAACAGCAAGGTCTGGCGTGATCCCAATCGAACGAAGAGAAGCTTCCACGATATCTCCCGAGAAGGCTACCCATGTATATTTCCAAGGATTGTGCAGGCTTGCCTCGTATTTGACCAGAATATCCGGAAAAATGATGAAGGCATCCCCCGCGCTGCAAGAGTACGTCTTCCCCAGCGCTTCAAATGTGCCTTCCCCATCCAGTACAATGTGAATTAAATAATAATCATGAACAGCCGGTCCTATAAAATGGCCCGCGACCGGTTCGCCGATTCCGCTGAACAAGACCGACATTTCGCCTTTCAGCGGAGCTGTATTAATACTCATGGTTATACGATGATGCGTTTCCATCCATGCACCTCCAATAAGCTGACTTCTCTAAGCATACTAAATGATGCAACATTTCTCCATATAATGCTTCGTTCCTTCCATATTCATTTGCAGTTGTTCTCCTTATACTAAAAGAGTCAGCAATCATCCAATAGGAGGCTATTGTCTAATGTCTAAAATTACTTTTATCGGCGCAGGAAGCAGTGTTTTTGCCAAAAACATTCTTGGAGATGTCATGCAAACACCTGCACTGCAAGGTTTTGAAATCGCTTTATTTGACATTGATGCGGAGCGTCTTCTCGATTCCGAGCAAATGCTGCTTAATATTAAAAAAACAAGTGAAAGCACTTGCCAAATTAAAGCTTATACCGACCGGAAAGAAGCGCTTCGCGGTGCCAAATACATCGTAAACGCCATTCAAGTAGGCGGCTATGATCCGTGTACGATTACCGATTTCGAGATTCCAAAAAAATACGGCTTGCGCCAAACGATTGCCGATACCGTAGGCATTGGCGGCATTTTCCGTAATCTACGCACGATTCCTGTGATGCTGGATTTCGCTCGCGATATTAACGAGGTTTGTCCAGATGCCCTGTTCCTTAACTACACCAACCCAATGGCCGTGCTCACGAATGTCATGAACACCTATGGCGGCGTGAAAACGGTTGGCTTATGCCACAGTGTACAAGTTTGTGTACCGCATTTATTTGATCATTTGGGTATGGACACAACGGGCGTTAAGTACAAAATTGCAGGCATCAACCATATGGCATGGCTGCTTGAAGCAAGCAAAGACGGAGTTGATCTTTACCCGGAAATCAAACGCCGTGCAGCCGAGAAGCAATTGGAGAAACATCATGATATGGTTCGTTACGAGCTCATGCTGAAATTCGGCTACTATATCACCGAATCTTCCGAGCACAATGCGGAATACCATCCATACTTCATCAAACGGAACTATCCAGAGCTGATCGAGCGTTTCAACATTCCTCTCGATGAGTATCCTCGCCGCTGTGTTAGTCAAATTGAAGGCTGGAAATCCATGCGCGATTCACTTATTAATGACAGCAAGCTTGAGCACTGCCGCAGCCATGAATATGCTTCTTACATTCTCGAAGCAATTGAAACGAACAACCCGTTCAAAATTGGCGGCAACGTGATGAATACTGGACTTATTACGAATCTGCCGAAGGAAGCATGCGTAGAAGTGCCATGCCTCGTTGATGCGAATGGCGTTACACCAACCTATGTTGGCGACCTTCCGCCACAGCTTGCAGCATTAAACCGTACGAACATCAACACGCAGCTATTAACGATCGAAGCGGCAATTACTGGCAAGCGGGATCATATTTATCACGCTGCAATGCTTGATCCGCATACCTCAGCAGAATTGTCTATGGATGACATTGTATCGCTTTGTGATGAGCTCATCGAAGCTCATGGCAGCTGGCTCCCAAGCTATAAATAAACGAATAGGCAGACGAGTGCATCGTTATTCATGCACTTGTCTGCCTTGTTTTTTTCCAGTAACCTTCACCATCATATGGGCAAACACATATCCTATCCCAGTAAACATTTAACCAGCTAATGAAAGAGGGGCAGGATTTACAAATGACTTCTTATATGGACTATACGTCTCCACAAACGGAATTTGCTTATGATTTGAACAATAGTACTTTTTTCAAAAAAGATCCATACAACTACATCAACTTGCTTTCAGTGAAGCAATTGAATACGTTAGGGAATTCGTCGCTTCTTGATATCTACCTTAGCAAAAGCAATGTCGTTGAGCCTCATTACCATCAGAATGCCTCTGAACTCGTATATTGCATATCAGGATCAGCAGAAATAGCGCTTATGAACCCTTTTACGAACGAGTTCCTTCATTACTTGGTACAACCTGCTCAAGTCGTCAACATTCCGCAAGGCTGGTGGCACTATGAAATGGCGACCGTCGATAATACTCATCTGCTAGCCATCTTTGATGCGCCAATCCCAGAAGTTATTTTTGGCTCCGATATTTTAAGATTAACTCCAACCAACATCCTTGCGTATACCTACTGCTTAGATCAAGAAAAATTAGAAAATGCGTTAGCACCTTTAAAGGACACCGTTATTTTGGGACCTCCGAGCAATTGCAGCTATAATCCCGTACAAGGCCAAAGCAAAAATATGCAAAAGCCTAATCAAGCTCCAATACAGCAGCAAGCTCCAGTGCAATCGAATCAAGTATTGCAATCCAATCAAGTATTGCAGCCAAACCAAACGTTGCCGTCCAATAAAGCATATCAGCCTAATCAAGCTATTCAATCTAACCAAGCTAAACCTAACCAAGGCTATTACAATCAAATGTATGGCCATCAGTATTATCAGCATCCATATTAATAACTTAAACCCACAAAAGCCGACAAAAAAAAGAGGGAACCCAAGCAGTCCGTTGCTTCGGGTCACCCTCTTCTTTATTGTAAGCAGAATCTAACGAAATGTTACCCCAGAATCCATCTTGCAAGCATCGCGATATCCACAATATCAATTTTGCCATCCGCATTTAGATCGGATTTCTTATATTGCGACCAATTCGGATCTGCGCTTGTTTTGCCATATGCAGATGCTACGATGCCGAGGTCGCCAATCGATACCTTATTGTCGTTATTAATATCGCCTGACAATTTGGAAGCTTGGAACGTCGTCACTGCCGCACTTAGCTGAGCAATAGCTGCGCTCACTTGCGCTTCGCTTGCATTCGGGTTAACGGCAACGGCTTTCGCTGTGGCAATGGCTTCACCAAACGCTGCTTTTGCTGCTGCCGGATATTGACCAGGCTGTGTGCCGACTACCGCTCCATCGTAAATGGCTTCCGCTGCGGCTATCACCTGATTTAAGCCCGTCACATCAACAACGGCACTAATTTGCAGCGTATGGGATGCTGATTTTGCTTCAAGTTCTTCTCCCAAGCTATTAGCAACTGTAAAGTCGCTAATTTGAATGGCTGT from Paenibacillus sp. FSL K6-3182 carries:
- a CDS encoding aldo/keto reductase family protein, with translation MQFRHLGKSGLKVSEISLGSWLTYGGYVERENAVKAIQTAYGLGINFFDTANVYERGEAEKLMGEALRAFPRESYVLATKVFGQMGDGPNDRGLSRKHIMEQCNASLKRLGADYVDLYYCHRHDPSTPMEETLRALDDLVRQGKVLYVGVSEWTTAQMVEAHAIADRYLLDRIVVNQPIYNMFNRYIEKEVIPYGERGGIGQVVFSPLAQGLLTGKYSSVNDVPADSRAAKLDGMRKGVTEEKINKVRELSVVAAELELTVGQLALAWILRQPNVSSALVGASNPAQVEENVKASGVVLSADITERIEQILGA
- a CDS encoding AraC family transcriptional regulator; translation: METHHRITMSINTAPLKGEMSVLFSGIGEPVAGHFIGPAVHDYYLIHIVLDGEGTFEALGKTYSCSAGDAFIIFPDILVKYEASLHNPWKYTWVAFSGDIVEASLRSIGITPDLAVIRGFSLPTIYRMFRKIRKGMEKTNAPALGNMEASGWLRLIFHELGRMNLTRITEEIVPESRSYRQIDQAIRLISLQYGQQLSIEGIAQTLGYHRAHLTRLFKDATGLPPMQYLQKVRMKKAEELLEGELTIAQIASSVGFNDPLFFTKQFHKWSGQSPTEFRKNLNKQ
- a CDS encoding alpha-glucosidase/alpha-galactosidase, yielding MSKITFIGAGSSVFAKNILGDVMQTPALQGFEIALFDIDAERLLDSEQMLLNIKKTSESTCQIKAYTDRKEALRGAKYIVNAIQVGGYDPCTITDFEIPKKYGLRQTIADTVGIGGIFRNLRTIPVMLDFARDINEVCPDALFLNYTNPMAVLTNVMNTYGGVKTVGLCHSVQVCVPHLFDHLGMDTTGVKYKIAGINHMAWLLEASKDGVDLYPEIKRRAAEKQLEKHHDMVRYELMLKFGYYITESSEHNAEYHPYFIKRNYPELIERFNIPLDEYPRRCVSQIEGWKSMRDSLINDSKLEHCRSHEYASYILEAIETNNPFKIGGNVMNTGLITNLPKEACVEVPCLVDANGVTPTYVGDLPPQLAALNRTNINTQLLTIEAAITGKRDHIYHAAMLDPHTSAELSMDDIVSLCDELIEAHGSWLPSYK
- a CDS encoding cupin domain-containing protein, with translation MTSYMDYTSPQTEFAYDLNNSTFFKKDPYNYINLLSVKQLNTLGNSSLLDIYLSKSNVVEPHYHQNASELVYCISGSAEIALMNPFTNEFLHYLVQPAQVVNIPQGWWHYEMATVDNTHLLAIFDAPIPEVIFGSDILRLTPTNILAYTYCLDQEKLENALAPLKDTVILGPPSNCSYNPVQGQSKNMQKPNQAPIQQQAPVQSNQVLQSNQVLQPNQTLPSNKAYQPNQAIQSNQAKPNQGYYNQMYGHQYYQHPY